Within the Medicago truncatula cultivar Jemalong A17 chromosome 4, MtrunA17r5.0-ANR, whole genome shotgun sequence genome, the region TCAATATCTTAGTCTTGTAGAGGAGGTTCTCTCAAATAGTGGTTTCACCAAAAAGACGTCATGAAAGACCTTTAGAAGGAAGTACACAGAAAAGTAAGAAGAATGAGGAGAGCTAGGGATCTTGGAACTGGACGGAGAACCAAAGATTAGTATGAGACAAAGTCTTAATTTGAAATCAACACCAAACCAAAAATGGCAAAAACCATTGTCCTGTGTTGGtcattggaagaaaaaaaacgggTTAGTAAAATAGAGAATTTCAGTCGATATTTTATGGATTGCATTGCACTGAGGGTTGGAATGAAGCAAAACTGAAATGCACGAGCAACATCCATGGATGAGAGGATGTCGCACAAGCTGATCAACACACACCAATTGATAAACCCACCATAATTATATTCAGGCATTGAAGGGAATGAATTAACAACAACagagataataaaaataaaaaaaaggagtgGGCCGTAGTGAAAAGTGGTGTATATGATTTCTTAGCTAATATTAAGCATCACCCAGCAGGTCACACTGCATATGGCGATACATCATTTTCATTGGACAATGTGGAAGGTCATCCAGGGATTTCTTCTCTCATCTATGGTTGGGGACACACAGAAGAGAGGGCCTGAAAGCAGGCAATCCGGCCAAACCAACAACACTACAAGAACTTCTGGACTCAAACCCAGAAAAAATGACTCTTGGAGGCAGGACTTCCAGGTGCAAGTAAAATTGGGTTTTCGAGATAAACAAATGCCAAGTCATTTGGCTGTTCCCGTCCCTGTCCCTGATTTGTTAAATCCCTTCACATTAAAGACAAGGTGAAACTTTAGAGGCGAGTATTGATAGGTGATCGGTCTATGTTAGCAGAAAGAGTTAGAGTCGGTTAGTTTCTAGGAGTTGGttaatttatttgtaaaaaggGGGACGGAATAATTGGAGAAATGAGTTTCCTGTGAACAAGAGTGGTTAATAAGAGGGAGGGATATCTAGTCATTTATGAGTGAATTGAGACCTAAGGGCAAGGAGGTTACAGACTATTGAAGTTCTGCAGAGCTGTCACAAAGGAGATTTTCCCTATATACTTGTGGTAAAATACATGTTCATATCAAAAGACTATCTTAGAGACTCTGATGCAGTGGGTACTTATTTTCCCTATATACTTGTCACTAGTCActagagacaaaaaaataaagaatatagAAAAACACTGAAATAGACATCacattatatttaaaaaatagcaACAATATATACCTCCCAAAACCAAGATATCTGAATATCTGTGTCTGTATAGCCATTATACTCAGTGTGTGCTTTCCAATCTTCGACGGAAATGGCATCTTCACTCCCACGCAGCATCCAATCAAGATCTTCAGACTCTAAACTTTGAAAGAAGAACTGCTGGAGCTTTGAACTTGAAAGAATCTCAGCAAAACCTTTGGCAAAGTGTGAAACCTGCTCAGCTATGGATGTTACAAAACGATCCTTTATAAGAAGATCAACATACTTCACCCTGTTCTTACTATTAACTACAATGTTTTTTCCACCAGGACACAGCTGGATCGCTTTCCTCTGTCCTAATTCCTCCACTTCTCTAATAAACGTCAGTCCTAATGCATCTGAATCAATGAAATCAGAATCCATGTCCAATATTTGCTTGCAGCTTCTATATAGGTCAGGATCTGCATCCCTTATGTCTTCTAAAGTAATAGGCTTTCCAGCCAATTGCAAGAAAAACACGCGATCAAAAACAATACCAACTTGCACCTTATGCATCAAAGCTAATGCAATAACTCGACCACAGAAGCTGAAGTACTCAAGATGCAGATTATGTTGTACCTTGGAAGCTTTAAACAAGTAGACAAAGGATAAGTTAAACTGGGTTATCTCAAAATACTTTAACAATTACAACTGAAACAAGATATACCACAATGTATGATGTACCTTGGAAGCTTTAAACAAGTAGACAAAAGACAAGTTACACTGGGTTATTTCAAAATACTTTAACAATTACGACTGAAACAAGATATACTCCAATGTAGAAGAAATCAAGAAAATTTCAACACAGGCCTCAAGCAACAAGCAATCCTATCCACTAAAAAGAACAACTTTGAAATCATGTTTAGTGGCAAAAAGCGCATGTGGTTGGACATGTTACGTAATGTGAATTTTAAATAGGTCAGTTTGACCTATTGTATTTACATGTGATAAATGACTACGTGAATGTTGAGTAATAGATAAGGAGCCAATGCATCATTCTTCAAGAAGCAACAGAAGGAAATGTGGAAAGAAATATTGGCCCTAAAACAGCCCTAAAAATGGTTGAATCAGATAATCCTcattaaattcaaaatcaatgcAGAAAAATATAAACTTTCATACAAGTATAGAGGTTTTATATCATGGAAGCATTTGTGATGGATGCCTACTTTGCCATATGAGATGTTTGCCTTTCATTGATATTGTCCTCCAAGGATTTCATCAAATTGGAGCACATTTCATCTAAGAAAAAGCTAACAAGTAATGATAGACAAACAAACAACCCGGTTTTCACTAAACTATCGCATGTTCACACAGCCACTAAATCCTCACTCTTCAGCTGCAATTTGTAAGGTTAATGAAGTGAGGCTTTGTTTTAGCTCTctatttcattttcttgttcTCTCACTATTGTTTCTTAGGGGCATGACTTACTAAACATTTCTTTATGCAAAGGTTTTAAGCCTCAAATACCTGTTCAACATGTTTCATAATCCTAATAAAAATCATTGTAAATATTGTCCAAATCAGAAAAATGCAAGCTACTGAtaaacattttcaaatttgaactTGGAAATACTCCTAACACATGGCAAACAGCAAAGGTGAGAAAAATAAGTTCAGAATTTTGGATAAACATACCAGAATTGGGGAGAAATCTTGTTCGATCTTTTGGGCAGGCAACAAAAAGAGCATGTTCCTGATTGAAAAGTGCTTGACAAACCAAAAGAAACCACTCCCTCAGCACACCAGGGCCAGTGGCTTCTTCATTTTTGAATTCCATAAACAGTCCAGCACGCAGTGATTCGGGATCAGCACGTGCAATGTATTCAAAAGATTCAGTTAACAACTGAGACCTGTCAATGAGCATCTCATGCAACTCCTCATAGTCTTCTTTCACCTCCGGGAATATCATCATGGCCAAATGCCTCCTAGCCTCGAAATTGGTGACATTCTTGTACTCAAGAATCCACTGGTGCTCGTCTGCCCTTTTTGCATATTTAACAATGATCAGACACATCACACTCTTTCGACGCATCAAAACATGACAGAGCTCTTCTGTAGCACCATCATAAAGCTTAGAAATCTTATGCAACTCCTTCAAAATTGAAAGATAGAGAGAGCACGCaggataaaaataattttcctcAAACACCATTTCCTTGTCAGTGAATCTCTTGTCCATTTTTTGAAGGCAAGTATCAATTTTGGACAACAACTGATCGTACAACAGACGAAGGTATTCAATCTCTTCAGCAACCAATCCATTCTTGTTCTTGTCCTGCTTCTGGTGGTAAGCAACACAACCACGGAGGGCCTGTTGCTGCTCGATTCCAGTcctcacagggactaaaaaggcTTGAAAATCCTCAACACTGTTCAACAAAGGATTGGCAAGGGAAGGGGATTCCAAGCTCAAATCCAAATTCCTCAACAAACTATCAGCAAGTTCACGAACAAACGGAAACAGATCCTGAACCAACACCAACCCTTTGTGATTCTCATCCTCAGACGCCGCAAGTGAAATTTCAGCAGCTTCCAAAAAACCCCCCAAACTACTACGACAAAAAAGATACAAAGGATCATTAGTCCCAACTCTACTAAGCAATTTACAAAACTCCAACGCCACACGTGCAGCCTGCGTATGAAACGTCTTGGACAATGAGGTTTTACAACCATTCAAAAAATGCTTAATACAAGTATCAGAACACGCCTTATTCCCTGTATAAGGCGAAACATACAACGTAACAAGAACCGAAATGGCAGAAGAATTCatgaaaatctgaaaataaCTAGTAGCAGAATCAGCAtcaagtttaggtttaggtgcCAAAGCCAAATTAATATAAGTAGTAAGCAAACTCTTAATAGATTTAACAGCGTCAGGAAGATTAACACCATGACAAAGATCATAAACAATAGAAACCATATCATTAACAACTTGCCAAGCTTGAGGATGTTCTGTACTACGCATTCGACCAACAAGGTGAAGATTGGCGTCGTTTTGAATTCCACACTCCACGAGTGTTTGTTCCCACTGAAGCTGTTTACCATTGAAAATCAACCTCTGTTCAAAAAGAGGAATTCCTTTCATCTCTTCAATTCGTTCGTGAATTGATTTCACTGTTTCTTCTGGATAAGCATGTATAACAACGTTGTATCCTTTTGACATCATTCGAATGAAAAAATGAATAGGTGATTTTTTCTTAGAGAAAGCACCACCACCATCGCCGCCGCTAGAACCACCACCACCGCCGGTCCATGAAGAATGAAGAGTTGTTTTTGTGGTTTCGTCTTTTCTCATTCTTACATAGACTAAGTCATCATCTAACGCGTTGTTTTCGTCGTCTTCGTCTAATTTTCGTTTGGACGAAGAACgattctgttgttgttgttgttgaagaaggTTAGGGCTTTCGATCGGAGTCATTATTTTAGACGGCGAAAAATGTTATCATCGTCGTTGTCGTTTTCGCCGTCGTCGTTGCCGTCTacttccaccaccaccaccgttaATTGATCATCACAAAAACttcataataattaaaataaataataaaaaaaataagaataataacaataacTGTGTTTATGAGAGCTAGATGATGAGTGTAAGAGTGAGAGAGACGCGATGGTAGAGATGATGATGAAGTAATatagagtgtgtgtgtgtgtgtgagagagttttttttttttttttgtgtgcttTGTGATGGAACTGAGCGTTTTTTCGTGTGTCTGTGGGTTTTTGTTTGGGTTGGTTTTTTGCTTTGGTTACCGTCctcttttatttctctttcaGATTCTCATTTCGCAATTTTTAGGGTAAGAAAATGGTGCTctagagattaaaaaaaaaaatatcggattaagtGATGGTTGGTAAAATGGTTTTGCatcttgttagttttttttttttttaacctctGATTATTGAGTCACATTGTATTTCATCTAATCAAATAGTGACATTTATTGAGATCAAATTTTGATGAGTAAGAATTCACTACTCTATCCTTCCTTTTTAAGCATctcttttgaagattttttttgtttttatttaactatcactttcaaagttcaatgcaacattaaatgataatttattaatattacccttaattatttattgcagagagagaaatatatgaaataagataataaatgaataaggtcgttatagtaaaaatataacttattgcatcaaaagtaataacaattattgattgtcttggtatatgtaaaatgtcaaaatatgacaattaaaaaggaacggagatAGTGTTTGATTTTAGTCCGATAATATAGAtcaattttggtattttaaattATGCATTCAAAGTCAAATCATCTTATTTGTTAATGGttccatcaaaatcaaaagatttggattgttttaaatgtattattatgtACTTTTATTGAGTGCAATTTAGATTTATTGACTTAAAAcatagaaattaattaatttgtgtggaccaattttcaatataaaagtgattttagACATATTATTACAAAGAAATTTACatttaattcatttaatttcaatacatgtctttttttagatagacgaaatagTAGCAAAATCATTATATATAAGTAAAGATGTCGAGATTATAATCTCGATTATATTGTCCGATctaacaatttcaacaatttATTAGTTGAGTTAGAACATTTATCAGCTGAGTTAGAACTTGTGGACAATATTTGTCCTTTTAATACtggattaaataaattaaatattttcattttagttgGGTAATTTATGTAATTGACCGTGAAACGGTGTTATGTCCCGC harbors:
- the LOC11443139 gene encoding E3 ubiquitin-protein ligase UPL5 — translated: MTPIESPNLLQQQQQQNRSSSKRKLDEDDENNALDDDLVYVRMRKDETTKTTLHSSWTGGGGGSSGGDGGGAFSKKKSPIHFFIRMMSKGYNVVIHAYPEETVKSIHERIEEMKGIPLFEQRLIFNGKQLQWEQTLVECGIQNDANLHLVGRMRSTEHPQAWQVVNDMVSIVYDLCHGVNLPDAVKSIKSLLTTYINLALAPKPKLDADSATSYFQIFMNSSAISVLVTLYVSPYTGNKACSDTCIKHFLNGCKTSLSKTFHTQAARVALEFCKLLSRVGTNDPLYLFCRSSLGGFLEAAEISLAASEDENHKGLVLVQDLFPFVRELADSLLRNLDLSLESPSLANPLLNSVEDFQAFLVPVRTGIEQQQALRGCVAYHQKQDKNKNGLVAEEIEYLRLLYDQLLSKIDTCLQKMDKRFTDKEMVFEENYFYPACSLYLSILKELHKISKLYDGATEELCHVLMRRKSVMCLIIVKYAKRADEHQWILEYKNVTNFEARRHLAMMIFPEVKEDYEELHEMLIDRSQLLTESFEYIARADPESLRAGLFMEFKNEEATGPGVLREWFLLVCQALFNQEHALFVACPKDRTRFLPNSASKVQHNLHLEYFSFCGRVIALALMHKVQVGIVFDRVFFLQLAGKPITLEDIRDADPDLYRSCKQILDMDSDFIDSDALGLTFIREVEELGQRKAIQLCPGGKNIVVNSKNRVKYVDLLIKDRFVTSIAEQVSHFAKGFAEILSSSKLQQFFFQSLESEDLDWMLRGSEDAISVEDWKAHTEYNGYTDTDIQISWFWEIVGRMTAEEKKVLLFFWTSVKYLPVEGFRGLGSRLHIYKSHESGDRLPSSHTCFYRLCFPAYSSMPVMQARLKVITQEHIGSSFGTW